In one Silene latifolia isolate original U9 population chromosome 10, ASM4854445v1, whole genome shotgun sequence genomic region, the following are encoded:
- the LOC141607635 gene encoding protein FAR1-RELATED SEQUENCE 5-like, producing the protein MRVVEHKFRPTIGALFAFLEAGIKFYEVYARACGFTPLGSTKTKTLRGGVAHQKFVVCNRQGFRESKPKQRPRTKDDENMGDGSSTASTVTRRVKITRIGCRAYVRFALLHGLDGPAMIDEFSEVHNHRLTSVCNRDLDKISRSLDMFQKTLILDNSKLNIGAGLTFRHVKELVNGYENIGATLIDFKNFQRDIKCYIGLRDADLFIDRLEKLKATQPQFYFAYDVDSQNRLTKFFWADATCIRNYSFFGDAVSFDPTLTNKYDMVFTPFTGVNHHVKSVLFVGCLLLHEDDISFQWTFQRFLDAMGQKEPQFMITDQCPGIKKVFQEEVMAADSCGVDDFEKEEHVRIIHVIDAETNRIFKVRLDLRSTDAVCECKLFERIGLLCRHIMWVYKGKGIGRIPSKYIVDQFRQIVGVLKTLPAEHTEELASLLVEFRQKLCIEPLTKDQEMEILLGCSSSSEVTIHPPEQARNKGSGKRLKSAKQQAIEKAAKPKRLCAYCKERVTHDRRTCPLRIADEAAEKAAKKKKV; encoded by the exons ATGCGTGTGGTTGAGCACAAGTTTAGACCTACCATTGGTGCGCTTTTCGCCTTCCTTGAGGCTGGAATCAAGTTCTACGAGGTTTATGCTCGGGCATGTGGATTTACCCCTCTCGGAAGCACAAAGACGAAAACACTACGAGGTGGTGTTGCACACCAAAAATTCGTAGTCTGCAACCGTCAAGGGTTCAGGGAATCTAAACCGAAACAGCGTCCCAGAACCAAGGATGATGAGAATATGGGTGATGGTTCGTCCACAGCTAGTACAGTTACACGGCGAGTTAAAATCACAAGAATTGGATGCCGAGCGTACGTCAGATTTGCCCTTCTACATGGCCTTGATGGCCCAGCTATGATTGACGAGTTTTCTGAAGTCCACAATCATCGTCTCACCTCTGTCTGTAACAGAGATCTCGATAAGATTTCACGATCCCTTGATATGTTCCAGAAGACGCTTATCTTGGACAACTCCAAGTTGAATATTGGCGCTGGATTGACCTTTAGACATGTTAAGGAACTTGTCAATGGGTATGAAAATATCGGTGCTAcattgatagattttaagaactttcaaagAGATATCAAGTGCTACATTGGGTTAAGAGATGCTGACCTTTTCATCGATCGACTCGAGAAACTCAAAGCGACCCAACCCCAGTTCTACTTCGCCTATGATGTTGATTCGCAAAATCGTCTAACAAAGTTCTTTTGGGCTGATGCTACATGTATTAGAAACTACTCATTCTTTGGGGATGCTGTGAGCTTCGACCCTACTTTAACcaacaagtatgatatggtttttacaccattcaCAGGTGTTAATCACCACGTAAAGTCGGTGTTGTTTGTCGGTTGTCTCCTGTTACACGAGGATGACATCTCCTTCCAATGGACCTTTCAAAGATTTCTTGACGCCATGGGACAAAAAGAGCCGCAGTTCATGATCACGGATCAATGCCCTGGCATAAAGAAG GTGTTTCAAGAAGAAGTAATGGCTGCCGATTCATGTGGTGTTGATGACTTTGAGAAGGAGGAGCATGTGCGCATAATTCATGTAATCGATGCTGAGACAAACAGAATTTTCAAGGTGAGGTTGGACCTTAGAAGCACAGATGCAGTATGCGAGTGTAAATTGTTCGAAAGAATTGGATTACTCTGCAGGCATATTATGTGGGTGTACAAGGGCAAAGGAATTGGGCGAATACCAAGCAAGTACATTGTAGATC AGTTCCGTCAGATAGTTGGTGTTCTCAAAACTTTACCTGCTGAACACACGGAAGAGTTAGCATCCCTCCTAGTTGAGTTCCGGCAAAAGTTATGTATTGAACCGCTTACAAAAGACCAAGAGATGGAGATTCTGTTGGGCTGCAGCTCGTCGTCTGAAGTCACTATCCACCCTCCggaacaagcacgcaacaagggcAGCGGAAAAAGATTGAAGTCAGCTAAACAACAGGCCATTGAAAAAGCAGCCAAGCCAAAGAGGCTATGTGCATACTGCAAAGAAAGAGTTACCCACGACAGGAGAACATGCCCTCTTCGCATAGCTGATGAAGCCGCTGAGAAAGCAGCTAAAAAGAAAAAAGTTTGA
- the LOC141607636 gene encoding protein FAR1-RELATED SEQUENCE 5-like: MDADSTDINIQIDSSTVTQPHFRPIVQEQPNPQPNNQLVLSHTPNGGERLMRVVEHKFRPNIGAVFASLEAGIKFYEVYARACGFTPRKHSTNTLRGGVAHQKFVVCNRKGFRESKPKQRPRTKDDENMGDGSSTASTVTRRVKITRIGCRAYVRFALLHGLDGPAMIDEFSKVHNHRLTSVCNRDLDKISRSLDMFQKTLILDNSNLNIGAGLTFGQVKELVNGYENIGATLIDFKNFQRDIKYYIGLRDADLFIDRLEKLKATQPQFYFAYDVDPQNRLTKFFWADATCIRNYSLFGDTVSFDPTYGTNKYDMVFTPFTGVNHHRKSVLFAGCLLLHEDDISFQWTFQHFLTAMLQKEPQFMIMDQCPGIKKAFPSVFKTARHRYCMWHITQKITDKVGSALCRDTDFFARFNAIVWDPDMEPSEFKEKWQKVISDFQLEDNDWLTTMFDDRHHWIPTYHRDLAWGCILRTTQRSESTN; the protein is encoded by the exons ATGGATGCAGATTCTACCGACATTAACATACAAATAG ACTCAAGTACTGTCACTCAACCCCATTTTAGGCCAATTGTCCAAGAGCAACCCAATCCTCAACCAAATAATCAGCTTGTTTTGTCTCACACGCCTAATGGAGGTGAGCGCTTGATGCGTGTGGTTGAGCACAAGTTTAGACCTAACATTGGTGCAGTTTTTGCCTCCCTTGAGGCTGGAATCAAGTTCTACGAGGTTTATGCTCGGGCATGTGGATTTACCCCTCGGAAGCACAGTACGAACACACTACGAGGTGGTGTTGCACACCAAAAATTCGTAGTCTGCAACCGTAAAGGGTTCAGGGAATCTAAACCGAAACAGCGTCCCAGAACCAAGGATGATGAGAATATGGGTGATGGTTCATCCACAGCTAGTACAGTTACACGGCGAGTTAAAATCACAAGAATTGGATGCCGAGCGTACGTCAGATTTGCCCTTCTACATGGCCTTGATGGCCCAGCTATGATTGACGAGTTTTCTAAAGTCCACAATCATCGTCTCACCTCTGTCTGTAACAGAGATCTCGATAAGATTTCACGATCCCTTGATATGTTCCAGAAGACGCTTATCTTGGACAACTCCAACTTGAATATTGGCGCTGGATTGACCTTTGGACAGGTTAAGGAACTTGTCAATGGGTATGAAAATATCGGTGCTACTttgatagattttaagaactttcaaagAGATATCAAGTACTACATTGGGTTAAGAGATGCTGACCTTTTCATCGATCGACTCGAGAAACTCAAAGCGACCCAACCCCAGTTCTACTTCGCCTATGATGTTGATCCGCAAAACCGTCTAACAAAGTTCTTTTGGGCTGATGCTACATGTATTAGAAACTACTCATTGTTTGGGGATACTGTGAGCTTCGACCCTACTTACGGAACcaacaagtatgatatggtttttacaccattcaCAGGTGTTAATCACCACAGAAAGTCGGTGTTGTTTGCCGGTTGTCTCCTGTTACACGAGGATGACATCTCCTTCCAATGGACCTTTCAGCATTTCTTGACTGCCATGTTACAAAAAGAGCCGCAGTTCATGATCATGGATCAATGCCCTGGCATAAAGAAG GCTTTCCCTTCTGTTTTCAAGACAGCTAGGCATcgttattgtatgtggcatattacaCAAAAGATCACAGACAAAGTTGGTTCAGCACTCTGTAGAGACACGGACTTCTTTGCTCGCTTCAACGCTATTGTTTGGGACCCTGATATGGAGCCGTCGGAGTTCAAAGAGAAGTGGCAGAAGGTCATTTCAGATTTCCAGCTGGAagataatgattggttgactacaaTGTTTGACGACAGACACCATTGGATTCCTACCTACCATCGTGACCTTGCCTGGGGCTGCATATTAAGAACAACACAGCGATCAGAAAGTACAAATTAG
- the LOC141607637 gene encoding uncharacterized protein LOC141607637, whose protein sequence is MDQQRYTRRCDDYNSGHSFPELKIELSIEKHGAIVYTHAVFKVFQEEVMAADSCGVDDFEKEEHVRIIHLIDAETDIIFKVRFDLRSTDAFRQIVGVLKTLPAEHTEELASLLVEFRQKLCIEPLTKDQKMEILLGCSSSSEVTIHPPEQARNKGNGKRLKSAKQQAIEKAAKPKRLCGYCKERVTHDREHALFA, encoded by the exons ATGGACCAGCAGCGCTATACACGaaggtgcgatgattataacagcGGCCACTCATTCCCTGAGCTTAAGATAGAATTAAGTATAGAAAAGCATGGCGCTATTGTATACACACATGCTGTGTTCAAGGTGTTTCAAGAAGAAGTAATGGCTGCCGATTCATGTGGTGTTGATGACTTTGAGAAGGAGGAGCATGTGCGCATAATTCATTTAATCGATGCTGAGACAGACATAATTTTCAAGGTGAGGTTTGACCTTAGAAGCACAGATGCA TTCCGTCAGATAGTTGGTGTTCTCAAAACTTTACCTGCTGAACACACGGAAGAGTTAGCATCCCTCCTAGTTGAGTTCCGGCAGAAGTTATGTATTGAACCGCTTACAAAAGACCAAAAGATGGAGATTCTGTTGGGCTGCAGCTCGTCGTCTGAAGTCACTATACACCCTCCggaacaagcacgcaacaagggcAACGGAAAAAGATTGAAGTCAGCTAAACAACAGGCCATTGAAAAAGCAGCCAAGCCAAAGAGGCTATGTGGATACTGCAAAGAAAGAGTTACCCACGACAGAGAACATGCCCTCTTCGCATAG